From Watersipora subatra chromosome 2, tzWatSuba1.1, whole genome shotgun sequence, one genomic window encodes:
- the LOC137387166 gene encoding peroxisomal trans-2-enoyl-CoA reductase-like has product MAASTKVAKISSVFRNRLFKNKVALVTGGGTGIGKAITQELLYLGCNVMIASRKVERLEAAVDEIRTSIPGCQINYTQCNIRQEESVKAMVARTLEEYGKIDFLVNNGGGQFYSAFRDFNFKGWNAVVETNLTGTYLCLREVYQQWMKDHGGAVVNIIAEMFSGMPGMSHSGAARAGVENLTKTLAVEWADDGIRINCVCPGNSIKSETATANYGPAKSDIFESNLPTIPLGRLGKPEEVSAAVCYLLCPAASFVTGTTMIVDGGEILFNARWPTGRDNTKAYSWEDDCEEDNSTPKSKL; this is encoded by the exons ATGGCAGCGTCCACTAAAGTTGCGAAAATATCTTCAGTTTTTCGTAATAGATTATTCAAAAATAAGGTAGCTCTTGTCACCGGTGGCGGTACTGGAATTGGAAAAGCTATAACACAAGAACTACTTTATTTAG GGTGCAATGTAATGATAGCTTCAAGAAAGGTGGAGAGATTAGAAGCAGCTGTGGATGAGATTAGGACCAGCATTCCTGGATGTCAAATAAACTATACACAGTGCAACATTAGGCAAGAGGAGAGT GTCAAGGCCATGGTAGCTCGGACTCTGGAGGAATATGGTAAAATAGACTTTTTGGTGAATAATGGAGGTGGACAGTTTTATTCAGCTTTTCGTGATTTCAACTTCAAGGGATGGAATGCTGTTGTGGAGACAAATCTTACTGGAACCTATTTGTGTCTCAGAGAAG TCTACCAGCAGTGGATGAAAGATCACGGAGGAGCTGTAGTGAACATCATTGCTGAGATGTTCTCTGGAATGCCAGGAATGAG TCACTCAGGGGCAGCTCGGGCAGGAGTTGAAAATCTTACTAAAACCCTCGCGGTTGAATGGGCTGATGATGGTATAAGAATAAACTGTGTCTGTCCA GGGAATTCTATCAAGTCTGAGACAGCTACTGCCAACTATGGCCCTGCTAAGTCTGACATATTTGAGAGCAATTTGCCAACGATCCCTCTAGGAAGGCTAG GTAAACCAGAAGAGGTATCCGCTGCTGTGTGTTATCTGCTGTGTCCAGCTGCATCATTCGTTACTGGAACTACAATGATAGTTGATGGTGGAGAAATTCTCTTTAACGCTCGCTGGCCAACTGGTC GTGACAATACCAAAGCCTATTCATGGGAAGACGACTGTGAGGAAGACAACTCCACACCAAAGTCTAAattgtga
- the LOC137387140 gene encoding exosome complex component RRP41-like, with protein sequence MAGITMLSDQGLRLDGRRPNELRKISCNLGAFSQADGSAYIEQGNTKVLAAVYGPHEITGSKSRALHDRVLVNCQYSMATFSTGERKRRPRGDRKSIEMTLHMQQTFEAAIHTQLYPKSQIDIFVEVLQSDGGNYCASINAATLALIDAGIPMKDIVCASSASLIKDTPIVDINHMEETHAGVEVVLAILPKTEQIVFLQINGRIHEDHSPAVTELGMKGCLDVHAVLDRAVRHHIADTMATMGE encoded by the exons ATGGCTGGGATAACGATGCTCTCCGACCAAGGCCTCCGTCTGGATGGCAGGAGACCCAATGAGCTTCGCAAAATATCATGTAATCTGGGAGCATTCAGTCAAGCTGATGGGTCAGCATACATAGAGCAGGGTAACACCAAGGTCTTGGCAGCTGTATACGGTCCTCATGAG ATAACAGGCTCAAAGAGCAGAGCTTTACATGACAGAGTGCTTGTCAACTGTCAATACAGTATGGCCACCTTCAGCACAG GAGAGAGGAAAAGACGGCCTCGTGGGGACAGAAAGTCAATAGAGATGACCCTACACATGCAGCAGACATTCGAGGCTGCAATCCACACGCAGCTCTATCCCAAGTCTCAAATAGACATTTTCGTTGAG GTGCTCCAGTCAGATGGAGGTAACTATTGTGCGTCCATTAATGCTGCCACTTTAGCTCTTATCGATGCTGGCATTCCTATGAAAGACATAGTTTGTGCAAGCTCAGCTAGCTTGATAAAAGATACACCTATTGTAGACATCAATCATATGGAAGAAACTCATGCTGGTGTTGAG GTTGTGCTGGCAATACTACCCAAGACAGAGCAAATAGTGTTCCTGCAAATCAATGGAAGAATACATGAGGACCATAGTCCAGCCGTCACAGAACTCGGAATGAAAGGTTGTCTGGATGTACACGCTGTGCTTGACAGGGCTGTCCGACATCATATAGCTGACACCATGGCCACCATGGGCGAGTAA